The genomic region TCGACTTTACTCAGTGCTTTTATCTCTTTAGGAGTATTGCTCCAGCGCGGATAGATGGTGGTATGGCCCCGCACTTGAAAGCCTTCACTTTTATAAAATTCATTCGCTTTTTTCTGTTGCGCTTTAAAGTCTTCATCCCAGAAGTCGTTCCAGAAAATGGTTTGAGTGACTGCATTGAAACCAAAATTTTTAATGTTGTGACGGTAGATCGAGGCAAATTTTGTAGAAGCTAAGTAATTTTTTGAATTAACTACTGTACCAAATGGGAAAGCATGTTTTATCATTTTTATTTGTACATCAATCCCCTGCAGCAATTGACCATCGCTATCTTTTATGGAAATGACGATATCTGCTTTGCGGTATTTCTCGATGCGCTTATTTGCTTCTACCTTCCATTGATTTACTTTGCCACTATTGGAACCGGATATTAGAGGGGAAAACGTTTCACTGGCTATTACATTGCTGATCGATACGAATATACATAAGCACATAACAAAAGTAGTGAAATTTTTATTCATGAAGTATTTACCTTATATACACATTAATTTTATTTTGTTTCTACACGCAGACCCTCAGACAAAACCTGCTGTGATAGCACTTAGCTTGCTAAGAAAATAACCGACTCCATATACAAGTTTTTTTTTTGTATTGGATGTTCGCTTAGTGTTTTTATTAGATTTCTCTAGCCAATATCATTGCCTATTTCCGAGTCACTCTAATGTATAGAGATCCGCAAAGTCGTTTGCTATCCTGATTCATAGGAGGTGGTACTTAGTTTGATTTTACTCACTTTTAAAAAATCGGTGAATTTGGCGACTTGTTTGCTTTCGATTATTGAATCAATTTTGCTTTTTCTTTCACCGCTAGTTTTCTTTACTGTTATATATCCTATGGCTCCATGCCATGGAATTTTTGTAAATATCCTTTTTTTCAGGCTAGAATATATCTCCTCGATCATTGCCGGAGTCCGCTTCGCTAAACAAATTTTAAAAAGCCGTATCTAAATAAAAAACACACATCCAATTGCTGTTAAAACTGGGTATATGATATGAAACACATACAGGAAATTATTAATGATGACACCTAAAAAATTACTCAGTTTTATCGGCCTTGGGATTTGTACCTTGTGCCCCCCGTAGTGAATGCACAAGCTGACCCACTTTTTAACCCTAAGCATCTTAACTTTGAAAGCTACAAAGATATTGGCTATAATCAAAAATATCGTCCACAATTTCATTTCACTTCACGTAAAAACTGGCTCAATGACCCCAATGGTATGATCTACTATTCTGGCGAATATCACATGTTTTTTCAGCACCACGCACTCAAAAATGCTAATGGTACAAAATCATGGGGTCATGCAGTAAGTAGCGATATGATACACTGGACACAACTCGATCACGCCATCGTACCCTATAAAATCCCCAATGAACTCATTAGCGCAGAATTTGCCAAAAAATGGGATGGTGAAGTGGCTATTTGGTCGGGAACCACAGTGATTGACCACAAGAATGTCCTTGGTAAACAAGTAGGCAACACAAAAACTATGGTGGCCTACTTTACCGCTACGGCCCGTCCAGAATTCTTTCAGGCAGCCGCTTACAGCACCGATAAGGGACGCACATTCAAATTGCTCAAGGATGGTGGTATCATTCTTCCTAATCAAGGTTTACTCAAGGGAGAACGTGATCCCAAAGTTTTTTGGCATGAAGCAAGCCAGAAGTATGTCATGCTCATTTGGATGAAGGCGGGTGAGTGGGGCAATAAAGACAAGCTCTCGGGGGTGCGTTTTTTCACTTCAGAAAACCTACTCGATTGGAAGGCCACTAGTTCTTTAGATCGCAAATGGTTTGCGGAATGTATGGACATAGTAGAGATCCCTGTAGATGGCGATATCAATAATAAAAAATGGGTTTTGTATGACGCCAGTTTCGATTACGAAATCGGCGATTTTGACGGTGAAAAATTCAAGTCTGATAAGGTGACATTAAAAGGTGATTACGGTTTCCATTATTACGCTGCACAAACCTTCAACAATAGTCCCGATGGACGTAGTATTATGATTGGATGGCTCAATGATCGCAAGCACTCACCTTTTGTAGAAACAAACATGCCCTTCGATCAACAGATGTCGATTCCTACCAACATGACTCTTCGAACAAGCCCCAAGGGTATTCGCCTCTTTCGTTGGCCTGTAAAAGAAATAGAAAATCTTTACATAAAAACTAAGCTTTTTAATTCTTTAAATCTTTCAAGTGCTAACAAAGTACTAAATGGGCTAGAAGCTGAGCTCATTGACTTTAGTATTGAATTGGAGCCCACGAAAGATTTAGAATTTAATTTCCGTGGTATCAAGGTGAAGTATGATTTTAAAGAACAGACACTTCAACCAACAAAAATCCTCAATAAACATCACCAAAATCACAAGCTACCTGCCCCTTTAGTTAATGGAAAACTTAGGCTCCGCGTGCTCATTGACCTTGCTTCAATAGAGATTTTTGTGAATGAGGGTGAATTTGTCGGTACTTATCTGGGACTAACTGAAACAAATAATAAATCCGTTAGCCTCAATGGTGAGACACAGACAAAAGTGAATGCAATTTCTTTCCATCAACTCAAATCGATCTGGAGGGAAAAAGAAACTTCAGGACAATGATAAATTATATCTCACCTACAAAAATGGAGGTATATATGAGATCTTTTATAAGCGCTAAATTTATTGAAGAAAACATATCAGGCATAGTCGATTTATAATAAAAATGCGATTGACCTTAAACGACTTTTTTTAGATAATGGATCCTCATGGTAAACTGACTAAGCATGAACAAAAGCGCTAAGTCCCCTCTAAATGGCTTAGCCTTGTGTTTATACTCAGCAGTAAATACTTTAATGAAAAATGAGCACCAAATGCTGTTTCAAAGAGCTATCGTTTTGGATGAAATTTAAAATGTTGATCTAGAATAGATTCTCCGGATTTTCAGATAAATCCAACGCTCTTACCTTTTGCTCTTTTGCTCTTTTGCTAATCGCTTAAGGACTTACCTAGACTTTTTCCACTTAGGATCAAATAAGCTTGGTGTTTATTATTTAAACAGCCTTGAATATATTGTGAAGTTCATTATTGCTATCGCCAAATTGCTGAGCGTCAATACCAAAGTGTTTTATTGTACTCAGCCATAGGTTGCCAAGCGGAGTGACATTCTCTTTGAAACTGTAGTGTTTACCTTGTTTCATCCCTATCCCTCCACCCCCAGCCATTATCATAGGGATGTTTTTGACCACATGATGAACTCTTATGCCAGTTCCAAAAAATATAAGCGTATTATCTAGCAAGCTTGAGCCATCAATTTCTTTAGTATTCTTTAGTTGCCTAATGAGATATGCTAATAATTCCGCCAATTTTTTATCGCGATCAATCTGACATTGCAAATCTTGACTATTTTTTGCCCAATGACTCATGGCGTGAGTATTTTGTTGATGGCCCATTTGCTGCAATAAACCAATTGATGACATTCTATAGCTAATGACACGGGTTAAATCAGTTCGAAAAATTTCAGTTATCAGATCAAAACATGTTTTGATCTTCTCTTCTTCATTTAGTGAGCCCGAAGGGATTTGAAAATTCGTTTTGGGATAGGGTTTATCTGCCCAAGCCATATCTTTTTGAATTCTTTTTTCAATACTTCTCAAACTATCTGTAAACTGTGAAAGTCTCTCTTTATCCTCTTTTGAAATAACCTTGGCCAATGATTTGGTCCCTCCATTCGAGAGGACTAATAAACTTCTATGCTTACTAAGCTGCTTTCTTCTTTCACTCACAGTGAGCTCTGGGTCGCCAAATGATCTTCTATATATATCACCTAAAGTATTCAAGCCATTTAAAAACTCTCCACTTTCATTACAAGACATCGAGGCACCCCTTCCCCAACCATCATAATTACCTGTTCGTCCATTAATCTGCATTGAACTTATGCGGGTGTATTTACCTACTTCTTTGGCGATCACCTGATCCACCGATACAGTATTAGTAAAAGGTCTCAAAGGATTTGAATCTGGATTAGCACAGGTCAAAAATGTATCGCAACCAGCGTGAGGCCACCTAGCATGAATAGGTGATAAATTACTTATAAGTGAGACATCATTTTTATACTGAGCTAATGCCTGCAAACTTGAACTTAACTCGAGTTTTTTAACTTTTTCTTGACTATTACAATGCCATTTCTGTGAGACATTATTTGGAAACCATCCCTGATCATAATGCCCATAACCATAGCCAATAAAGATGACTCTTTTAGGTGGTTTAAGAGATTTAGCATAGGCGCTACTTTCAAACATAGGAAGTAGCGCACCTAAGCCCGCAGCTTTTATTAAACTTCTTCTGTTAATGCTTGATGAATGACTCATAATTCATGATCCTCTAAAAGTTTTAGATGCCACTATAGACTTGATAATATTGCGAATTTTAAAGCCTGAAGATTTATTCGCATTATAAATCGTATCAATTTCACCTTGGTCGACAATGCTGATAGGTCGGTGAATCGCATAGCTCATTAATGCTTTTATAAAACCTTTGACAAATTGTTCTTCCCGGCTCACAAGATACTTTTTTAGACCTTTCACACCATCGAGTTCAAGCCCTGAAGGAAGCTTACTTTTGACATTGATTTTCTCTCCTTGCCAAGCACCATAATGATCAAAACCCTCAAGTGCAAAACCCAGTGGATCAAAGCTACGGTGACAAGAGTTGCATTGAGCTTGCTTTGTATGAAATAACATAAGTTTCCTACTCTCGGATAGGTTTAGTTTTTTCAAAGCAAACCTTTCTTCAATCGTTTTTTTTCTAGAGGCAGATAAATCTGGTACATTAGGTGGTGCAGGTGCAGGTGGGTTGAAAAGTAAATTCCTCATAATATAAACTCCACGCTCTACAGGTGATGTTCTATTCCCTCGTGAAGTCATCATCAGAAATGATGCATGGTTTGGAATACCTCCCCGTGGACTAGATTTCACTAAAGCTCGAGCGGAAAAGCCTTTTTTATTTGAAATTGGTAAATCATAGTATTTTGCCAGAGTATTATTTACGTAGTTGTAGTCCGGGTTCAGTAAATCTGTTATTGGACGGTTATTTCTTATAATAAATCTCATCGCTTCCGTTGATTCACGTAGCATATAAAATTTCTTTCGTGGCCACTTTATGAGATTCGTTCTTTGTGCGTGAATCGTAGGGGTCAAAGCTATAAAGCGGGAGAGTTCTAACCACTGAAAAACAAAGGAATCAATAAAAGGCAAGATTTTTTCTGAGTCCAGTATTCTGTCACATTCTTTAAAGACGGCTCTCTTACTGAGACTCTTATTTGCGACCACCATTTTTTGAAGTTGTAAATCAGGTTGAGAACTTAGCAAAAAGTAAGAAAGCTTATTTACAAAGCTCAATGCCGTTAAGTTTTTATTGTTTTTATTAAGTTCGGGAACGATATAGATGAATTCTGGAGAAGAGAGTATCACTGCCAGCACATCGACAAGTGCATCCTGAGGATCTGCCTCTAACTTAGATTGGCTGAGTAAATGGTCTTTTATTTGCTCCAGTTGAGCGGAACTTATATTTCGACCTCGGTAAGCTTTAAAAGCAAAATTTTCAACTATTTTAACGGCCTTTGCCATATCCCATTCACTATACTGACTCAATAGTTCTATTTCTGCTTGAGCTAGATATTTTGATTTTAGTGGACCTTCAAGTTCAATCCAATCTATCCATATTTCCGCATCGCTATCAATTCTTAATTGACGGCCACTACTCTGCTCCCCAAAATCCCAATGAAAGGATAAATCCTCAGGACTTCTTGATGTGCCTGTTACTTCTTGATAATAGTTTTCATAAGGTTGAAATTCTGGATTAATTAATTGTTTATGAGATGCGGTACTTATAAATGATTGTTGATCTGGCTTAGTATGGATGGTTCCACAACGAATTTTAAGTCGGTATCGACCTTCTTTAATTTTATCAAAATTGTAAATATTCTTGCCTAACAAGGTCATAATAGGAGTGCTTTCAGAATAAATCGCTCCTGTTTTAAAAAGTGGATTATTGATATTCTGCTTGGCAAACTCAAGCTCATTTCCTAGCCTTTTTATGAGGTTCTTTAAATTTCCCCGTCGCTGAGTAACCGTCTCCAACTCTAACTTTTCGGTGTTCTTAATTATTAAATCAGGCCATAGTTTGATCCTCTTTTGAAAATCTTTAATCTTGTTAGTTTCTGATTCATACTTGATTTTAATGACCTGACTATTTGTTTCGCTTAGCAATGCTTTTTCCAAATGAGCTTTGGCAACATTAAAGGATGCTTGCCAATGAACTTCACTAAACAGCTGATCTTGAGCTATTGTATCGAATCGACTGATTTCTGGTGAATCGGGAATATGATCTAGACTTGTATTGACACCTAAAAGGTCACGATAAGTTAGTTTCAATTCTCTTTTATTTAAAAATCGTATGGGCGGATTAAGGCCTCTATTTTGAGTATAATCTTTTGCTTTTCTAATCGTTTGTGTCAGTTCATCTATAAAGTTGGTCAACTCTTCATGTGGTATATCCGGCTCATCTTCTGGTGGCATTTCGCTTAAATTAACGGTGTCCAAAATATCTTGCAACAATTGAATACTATGAGCTTTATTCAGTACATCAGGAAGTTTATCAAAGCGTTGGTCACCTTTTTGTTTTATTTCTCCATGACAGTCCTGGCAACGTTTTTCAATAAAGTGCTTTATTGAACTTGAGAGCTTTACTGTTGACTGGTCTTTTACTTGTATACTTGATACTTCTGATGAACTTATCAGATCAACCTCTTCTATTCTTGAGGGCTCTGATGAACTTATGAGATCAATCTCTTCTATTCTTAAGGGCTCCAATTGAATATCTACTTCAGCTTTCACTCCTTGTTCTTCATCAAAAACAGTTTTCTCTAGAGAAATCACTTCTAAGGCTTTACGCTCTAAAGGCTTTTTTTCTTTTAATATTAACCAAAGACTTACAGCTGCTAAAATAAATGTTAATAAAATTGAGTGTATGGCTACATTCTTTTTTTGTTTATTTTTTCTGATTCGCTTACTTCGAGTTTTCGAAACTTTGAAACTACTTTTCTTAGTCTTTTTTTGACTTAGAACAGCCGTTTGATTTTTATATAATACCGGTTGTTTCGTATCACATTGATCACAACGAACGTGAACTCCTACTATTTCTTTAGGAGCTTCAAGTTCAATGCCACAACCGGCACAGTTAAATCGTATTCTATCATCCATAAAATTTATAACCGTAAAAATCTATTATTAAACACTCTCTATAACACAGCTAGTTTTGTCGTTTGCCTTTTCTATGCGAGTTAAGTTCTAAGTCTTTCTATTATGAAATTGACTACTATATAAAAATGAGTTTATTCCATATACCGGGATATACGTACTTTTGGATGTATCACATATTTATTTAATTAAAAAATTTGTAGCAAGCACTTTTGATTATTAAAATGTAAAGCTACCTCCTTTACTCCATACAGTCTTAAGTATCTCCCAGACAAGTCATTAGAAATTTATATAAAACTTAGCCCGATTTAATTTACTGCTGTGAGCATCAGCAAAAAATAATTTAGTTTTCGACTCTTCATGCCTGATCTCAAGGGCTTCTAACTCTGGATCAAAAAAACAGGCAGATCTTTAGATTCACAAAGCACCACTGTTTTCGCAACTTTTGATAAATATTCAATTCGGATACTTGTGACTTCCTCTGTTGCTGATAGTCGATAAGTTTGAAGGTGAGTGTTGAACACATAGTTCCTGTAATGCGAGAGCTCATCTTCTGATTCGGCACTTTCTGAACAGATAAAAACAGCGGGATTTTTTAGATATCGTTTATCAAACTTGACTTAATATTTTCATATTATGTGAACCACCCTCGTTGGTAATAATTCCAAGCTCTATATCCCGTTCTTCCCAAATCGTGAATGGTAGTCCTCTGATAAAATTTAATGACGATTAAAAAAACCTTGATAAAATCAAGTTATCCATAGGAAAAACATGTTTATGCTTGTGTATCGTCATCTTTTTACATTTATACTCAATCCCTAGTAGGTTTCATTGATTTAGTGATAGTTTAACATCATCGGGAACGGAAGCTTAATGATACTGGAGATGGCACATTAATATACTCACTAGACGCTGTTAAACATCCAGTTTTTAGATCGATTTTAAAGAGTGAAATATTATTCGACTGAATATTACAAGATAGCAGGTACTTTCCATCTGGGGAAATAATGAAGCTTACGGGTGTTTTTCCTCCACTGGAAACGGTTTCAATAAATTTTAACATCCCGTTATTTTTATCTCTCTTAAAGAGGCTGATGCTATCAGGTCCACGATTCGTACAATACAGAAAGTCTCCACTTGGGTGGATACGTATTTCTGCAGAATGATTATTTCCTTTAAAATTTTTCGCTAGGCAAGAAATATGCTGAATCTCTTGAAGACTTCCGTCTTTACGCTCATACTTAAAGACTGTTACGGCACCTCCCATTTGATTTAAAAGATATAAAAACTTACCTTCAAATCCAAAAACCAGATGCCTGGGACCATTAAAGTTCTTTGAAACTATCTCACCATCATAAATCATTGAGCCGTCATTTTTATTGAATTTCACTCGGCAGATTCTCCCTCCTCCTATATCAGCTACAAAAAGGTATTTATTGTCAGGAGACGGTATAACACAATGAGGTGCAAAGCCTTTTTGGGGAGTTTTGATTTCCAGGTGCTGAACAAGCTTATCCAAAGAACCATCTTCTTTGAGTGAAAATGATGAAATTGAGTTACCATGAATATTTGCGGTAAAGGCAAATCTTGAGCTTTTATCTAGTGCCATATAACAAGGATCTTTTGGCAAATCTCGAATTTCTCCTGTTTTTTCAGTTTCTAGGAAGGATTTAAGAACGCCACCCGCCTTAGTATTGCCCGCAGTATATAAAAGACCACTAACTGAGGTCTTGACGAGTACCGTACCCGGTTTTTCAAAAAGAGGTGTCGCTTTACTAAAATTGCCATTTTCTTTATTAAAACTAGCTGAATAAACTCCTTCAGAGCCCGTGCCTATGACGACTTGAATAGCCTTAACCTGTCCGGACTTTATTTCATTTTGGTAATCGTTTTGAAGAGCTATGTGAGCTAGGCGCAGCCCAATATCTCGCTTATTTTGTGGGGCTTTAGGATTTGCTGTTTGAAGGTCTGCACTTATTGCCATAGCGGTATTTTTAATTGATAAACACTTTTCAATGGCTTTCTGGACTTCAGTCTTTAGATCCTTTGGCTCAGAGTTAACTAATGGTTCCACAAAGTAAAAGGGCAGTTCCCCCTCGTCCCAAAGCTTACGCCAGCTAACTATAAGTGCTTTTTGATGATTAAATAATTCCTTGGGTTTCCTAACATTTCCTTGATCCCAGATTACACCACGTATAGAGAATGGAATCAATGGGTGAATCATACCATTGAACATTTTAGTGGGTACAATATTGGTGATCCATAGCTCAGAAGGTATTTCTGGACGGTCTATAGGAGTTTGATTTTTGGCCAGTGCTTTCCTAGCTTGAGGTAGCCATAGCTTCATATCTTTGAGGTATTTTTGCCAGCTTTTCTTGCCAAGTTCGCTTGAGGGCCTGCCATCGTATATTTGTTTAATTCCCCACTTGAGCTCAGGACTATCTCGATAAGCTTCAGCTGGAATCCAAGAAGTCATTGGCGTACCGGCCTGGCTTGCCTGGATTATGCCAATAGGCACGTCTATTTCTTGATTAAGTTTTTTTCCAAAAAAATACGCCAGCCCAGAAAATTCTTTGATATGATCTGAATCGGCGGCCTTCCACTTCACTTCCACATTTTTATTGGGTAGAGGTGATTGTTGTTTAGTGACAGAGGCCAATCTAAGCAATGAATTATCCGCATTCTTGATTTCATTCGTGCCCTTTAGTGATTTGCGTAATGGATAATCCATACTCGCCGTTCCTACACAGAGCCAAACCTCACCTATGAGTACATTTTGTATCCTCAAGTGATTGACTTTCAAAACTTGCGCTTTGGAATTGGCTCTTAAGGCTTTAAGCTTTACGCTCCAACATCCGTATTCATCCGCAGTAGTGACGACTTCTTGAGTCCCAAAACTAAGTTTAATTTTTTCATTGGCTAAGGCCGTGCCCCAAATAGGTATTTCTTTATTCCTTTGGAGAACCATATTATTTGAAAAAATATCCGGCAACTTAACTTCTGCATTGGTCGAAAATATAAATAGTGTTAGAAAGAAAGTAATTATTTTCATCATGTTTATTTTTTTAGTCATAGTTTTTCCTTACCAATTATCCGATTTAAAAGGCGCTGCGGGTAGTCCTTCACGGTTATAAAGGTTGCTGTGAATGGGGTTCCATCGGTAAGCATAGCGAACCGCCATAACTTTTTTGACTTTATCGGAACTGACGATTACTGATTTTCCATCCTCACTGATTCTAGCATTTGCCCAATACCATTTTTGATCTTCTCCAGCTATCGCAAAACCTTCAAGACTTGATGAAATTTGCTTTGTCGTTTCTAAACCTTTTTTCTCGCCGACCATAAGACCACTACCTATATGGCTAAAATGAACAATCGCTTCAGCTCCGCTATTATGGAGCTTTTGGAAGAGAGGTCCACTATAGACAAGTTCCTTTCTTCCATATTCTTTGGCAAGTGCCCACAATGAGAGACGCTTGCCCACATCCTGTTTATTTTGAGGGTGAATATTAACCGGATTGCCAATATCGTAAGTGACTGCAAGTCCTGTGTTAGGAAGTTCTAAGGAACGCTTTTGAGCTTCACGAATTTTTGCGTAACCATCCCCCCTTCCGCTTTTTCATTATACTTATGAAGATTAGCTAATTGCACTGTGTAAAACGGAAATGCTCCTTGCCCCCAAAGTTCACGCCAACTCTCGATCAAGGCTTTTTTCTTAAAGAAGTAATAATCACCCTGGCCCCAACTTGACTCGCCCTGATACCATATAACTCCACGAATGCCATAAGGAATAATTGGGTTTATCATGGAATTGAATATTTTAGTCATACCGTGGTGTGACACCGGCATCCTACTATCTGGTCGGTCCGGGATATTAAGTGGGAGGCTTCCCTGAGAAACACGTTTTTCCGCCCCTGGAAGCCAAATTTCCATTTTATCTAAATAGTCATTCCATTGCTTTTTGTTTTCCTCGTTAACTGGCAGACTCTTATCAAGTTCGATTTTTTCCTTCTCTAATTCTGTAACTATGTTAAAACCAAGCTCTGGAATCCAAGGCTCAATTCCAGTTCCGCCCCAGCTTGCATCGATAATAGCTATGGGGATTTTTAGATTTTCATAAAGAGATCGTGCAAAAAAATAACCAACCGCGGTATAATCCTTGGCTGTATCCGGCGAACAGACACTCCATTCACCTTTAACATCAGTACGTGGAAGGTTGGCCGCAGTTCTTGTAAGGTTTAACTGTCTAATAGCGGGGTATTTAGCCGCTGCTATTTCTTCTTTTGAATTAAAGGCAGCCCCCAGACGCCACTGCATATTGGACTGACCGGAACATATCCAGACTTCACCCACTAAAACATCTTTAATACTATGATTAGCAATGGTCAATGTCTGACCTTTTAGATTGGCTTCCATGGGCTTAAGTTTAAGCATCCATTTGCCATTTTCATTAGTTTTGGCACTTATACTTTGATTCCCAAAATTTACATTTATCACTTCACCAGGACTAGCCCAACCCCATATAGGAACAGAAATATTTCTTTGGAGAACCATATGGTCATTAAAGAAAGCTGGGATTTTAACTTCTGCTTGGAGTGATGCAGTCATAAACACCAGCAAGAGTGATAATAGATATGTTTTACGTTTTGTCTGCATTTTTTTATTCTCCGCTTTTTTTCAAAATTGATTTCATCGGATAAACTTTGCACTTATTTATGAGGACTTTATCTGTCCCAGAAACTTCTGCACTAAAAGTGATTTTGTTTAAGTGACTAACAGAAAGATTTTTTCTTTCAGGTAATTTAAAGGCAGCTCCCTCTTGCTGCCATTTGCTAAAACGACTCTCTTCAAAGTCTGCAATGAGTATGTCGGCTTCTTCTTGAGCCAAAGCATTGCTATGGCTAAAACAGCTCACTACACCAAGTGCCGCAAAGATCTTAAACATATTAGAAACTTTCTCGACTAAGGATTTCCAATAGCACAATCCTTAACTTTAACACCATTGTGAAGCTGTCCCATTTTACGCCTATTTCTTCTAAATTGATTTGAATTTGTGTACTATCGAACATTGAATTGTCGCGTTAACGCAGTTGACCACGTGGATCTCAGATGGAAACATATTTATTTATTATGATCAAACCAGGTACCGCCTGCCCGTGAACCTGGAACTATTCTTTCCACCAAAGTCCTGCCATTCTTCACTTCCACGTGACCATCAGACATGGCCATATTGGCCTTTCCTCCTCCATGAGCATTAAAATATTCATAGTTCGAATATGAGTTTTTATAAGCATTATAATAATCATATCGAGCAGAATGATTGTGAAACAAACCGCCTAGTAGATTGCTGGCGGCCCCTTTATTACCGGACTCATCATAATTCCACAATTCTGAAAAGAGTAGTGTTTGACTTGGCATTGTAACAGTGGAAAGCTGCACACCAACACCACCATTTTCAGGATACATCCCCCCAATAAGCCCGGGGTAAAATCCATTCCACAAACCCTCGTAATGCTCCGATGCTGCGTAGCTTTTCGGATACAAATCTGTCGTTATATCTGTTTCATCATAATTACTTTCAAACAAACCTAAAGAAGGGTCTGATGGACAATTGAATATCCTGGTGTGTGATTCAGAAGTATTACTCCTTAAGACATTGCCGTTCGGTCCAGTCCAATCAAGATTCA from Lentisphaera profundi harbors:
- a CDS encoding glycoside hydrolase family 32 protein, with amino-acid sequence MPPVVNAQADPLFNPKHLNFESYKDIGYNQKYRPQFHFTSRKNWLNDPNGMIYYSGEYHMFFQHHALKNANGTKSWGHAVSSDMIHWTQLDHAIVPYKIPNELISAEFAKKWDGEVAIWSGTTVIDHKNVLGKQVGNTKTMVAYFTATARPEFFQAAAYSTDKGRTFKLLKDGGIILPNQGLLKGERDPKVFWHEASQKYVMLIWMKAGEWGNKDKLSGVRFFTSENLLDWKATSSLDRKWFAECMDIVEIPVDGDINNKKWVLYDASFDYEIGDFDGEKFKSDKVTLKGDYGFHYYAAQTFNNSPDGRSIMIGWLNDRKHSPFVETNMPFDQQMSIPTNMTLRTSPKGIRLFRWPVKEIENLYIKTKLFNSLNLSSANKVLNGLEAELIDFSIELEPTKDLEFNFRGIKVKYDFKEQTLQPTKILNKHHQNHKLPAPLVNGKLRLRVLIDLASIEIFVNEGEFVGTYLGLTETNNKSVSLNGETQTKVNAISFHQLKSIWREKETSGQ
- a CDS encoding DUF1552 domain-containing protein, whose amino-acid sequence is MSHSSSINRRSLIKAAGLGALLPMFESSAYAKSLKPPKRVIFIGYGYGHYDQGWFPNNVSQKWHCNSQEKVKKLELSSSLQALAQYKNDVSLISNLSPIHARWPHAGCDTFLTCANPDSNPLRPFTNTVSVDQVIAKEVGKYTRISSMQINGRTGNYDGWGRGASMSCNESGEFLNGLNTLGDIYRRSFGDPELTVSERRKQLSKHRSLLVLSNGGTKSLAKVISKEDKERLSQFTDSLRSIEKRIQKDMAWADKPYPKTNFQIPSGSLNEEEKIKTCFDLITEIFRTDLTRVISYRMSSIGLLQQMGHQQNTHAMSHWAKNSQDLQCQIDRDKKLAELLAYLIRQLKNTKEIDGSSLLDNTLIFFGTGIRVHHVVKNIPMIMAGGGGIGMKQGKHYSFKENVTPLGNLWLSTIKHFGIDAQQFGDSNNELHNIFKAV
- a CDS encoding DUF1588 domain-containing protein, with amino-acid sequence MDDRIRFNCAGCGIELEAPKEIVGVHVRCDQCDTKQPVLYKNQTAVLSQKKTKKSSFKVSKTRSKRIRKNKQKKNVAIHSILLTFILAAVSLWLILKEKKPLERKALEVISLEKTVFDEEQGVKAEVDIQLEPLRIEEIDLISSSEPSRIEEVDLISSSEVSSIQVKDQSTVKLSSSIKHFIEKRCQDCHGEIKQKGDQRFDKLPDVLNKAHSIQLLQDILDTVNLSEMPPEDEPDIPHEELTNFIDELTQTIRKAKDYTQNRGLNPPIRFLNKRELKLTYRDLLGVNTSLDHIPDSPEISRFDTIAQDQLFSEVHWQASFNVAKAHLEKALLSETNSQVIKIKYESETNKIKDFQKRIKLWPDLIIKNTEKLELETVTQRRGNLKNLIKRLGNELEFAKQNINNPLFKTGAIYSESTPIMTLLGKNIYNFDKIKEGRYRLKIRCGTIHTKPDQQSFISTASHKQLINPEFQPYENYYQEVTGTSRSPEDLSFHWDFGEQSSGRQLRIDSDAEIWIDWIELEGPLKSKYLAQAEIELLSQYSEWDMAKAVKIVENFAFKAYRGRNISSAQLEQIKDHLLSQSKLEADPQDALVDVLAVILSSPEFIYIVPELNKNNKNLTALSFVNKLSYFLLSSQPDLQLQKMVVANKSLSKRAVFKECDRILDSEKILPFIDSFVFQWLELSRFIALTPTIHAQRTNLIKWPRKKFYMLRESTEAMRFIIRNNRPITDLLNPDYNYVNNTLAKYYDLPISNKKGFSARALVKSSPRGGIPNHASFLMMTSRGNRTSPVERGVYIMRNLLFNPPAPAPPNVPDLSASRKKTIEERFALKKLNLSESRKLMLFHTKQAQCNSCHRSFDPLGFALEGFDHYGAWQGEKINVKSKLPSGLELDGVKGLKKYLVSREEQFVKGFIKALMSYAIHRPISIVDQGEIDTIYNANKSSGFKIRNIIKSIVASKTFRGS
- a CDS encoding lactonase family protein, whose product is MTKKINMMKIITFFLTLFIFSTNAEVKLPDIFSNNMVLQRNKEIPIWGTALANEKIKLSFGTQEVVTTADEYGCWSVKLKALRANSKAQVLKVNHLRIQNVLIGEVWLCVGTASMDYPLRKSLKGTNEIKNADNSLLRLASVTKQQSPLPNKNVEVKWKAADSDHIKEFSGLAYFFGKKLNQEIDVPIGIIQASQAGTPMTSWIPAEAYRDSPELKWGIKQIYDGRPSSELGKKSWQKYLKDMKLWLPQARKALAKNQTPIDRPEIPSELWITNIVPTKMFNGMIHPLIPFSIRGVIWDQGNVRKPKELFNHQKALIVSWRKLWDEGELPFYFVEPLVNSEPKDLKTEVQKAIEKCLSIKNTAMAISADLQTANPKAPQNKRDIGLRLAHIALQNDYQNEIKSGQVKAIQVVIGTGSEGVYSASFNKENGNFSKATPLFEKPGTVLVKTSVSGLLYTAGNTKAGGVLKSFLETEKTGEIRDLPKDPCYMALDKSSRFAFTANIHGNSISSFSLKEDGSLDKLVQHLEIKTPQKGFAPHCVIPSPDNKYLFVADIGGGRICRVKFNKNDGSMIYDGEIVSKNFNGPRHLVFGFEGKFLYLLNQMGGAVTVFKYERKDGSLQEIQHISCLAKNFKGNNHSAEIRIHPSGDFLYCTNRGPDSISLFKRDKNNGMLKFIETVSSGGKTPVSFIISPDGKYLLSCNIQSNNISLFKIDLKTGCLTASSEYINVPSPVSLSFRSR